Genomic DNA from Candidatus Eisenbacteria bacterium:
CTCGGTCACGTCTTCCTGTCCCGCGAGCTCGAAGCCGGCCTCGCGGATCATGCGCTCGTTCACACCCGGCGGCGTGAAGACGAAGAAACCGATCGAGCTGCGTGCCGCGAGTTCTTCGTTCGAGACCAACCCGGTCACCACCACCGGGTCGCTGAACAAGGCCTTGCCGCCGGGCTTGAGCACGCGGAGCCAGTCCTGGAGCACCGCGAACCGCTCGGCAAGGTGGTTCGCCGAATCGATGCACAGCAGTGCGTCGAACGTCGCGTCGGCAAATGGAAGCTTCGCGCCCGCGTCGACCTCGCGAAACGTCACGCGGTCGCCCGCTCCCTCGGATTCGGCGCGCTGAGTCGCCGTCGCGACGCCGTGTGCGTTGATGTCGATGCCGGTGACGCGGGCGCCGCACAGCCCGGCGAGAAACAGCGCCGGGCCGCCCGAGCCGCTCGCGACTTCGAGGACGTGCGATCGTTCGTCGAGGCTCAGCCACCGAGCCCAGCGGCGATACTCGTCGGCCGTCGTCCAGCTGTTCTGGCCGAAGTCCTCGCCGAAAGTCTTGTGACGGATGCGAGCGAGCATCTCGGCTTCGAAGTGGCTGTAAGTGCTGTCGAACAGATCGATCTTGCGGTTCACGGCGAGTCTTTTTCGCGCGCCTCGAACATCGCGTTGGCCTCGAGGTAGGTCAGGTTACCGGTGACCGCGGCATAGGTGCCGTGCTCGAGCAGTTCGCGCGCTGCGCGCTGTGCCGCGGTGAGGGCCGCGAGCGCGATCGCCGAACCGAGGCTCACGCGCGCGACGCCGAGCGCCCCGAGCTGCGACAACGTCGGCGCGCCCGCGCGCGCCAGAATATTGAGCGGCCCGTCGATCGCGCGCACCAGCGCCGCGATCGTTTCGGCATCGATCACGCCCGGTACGAACAGACAATCCGCTCCCGCCTGGCGATAGAGCTTCGCGCGCCGTACGGCTTCGTCGAAACGCGTCTCGGGCGCCCCGACCTGGGCGAGAAACACATCGGTGCGCGCGTTGATGACGATGTCGCCGCCCACGGCGCGCGCCGCATCGCGGGCGGCTCGAATCCGCTCGACGTGCGCCGGTGCCGGAATCAGCGCTTCATCGCCGCGTCCCGGTGAGTCTTCCAGGTTGACGCCGACGGCCCCGGCCGCGATCACCGCGCGCACGGTTTCGGCGATGTCCGCGGGACCACCGGAGCCGTAGCCGCCCTCGACGTCGGCCGACACCGGCACCGAAACCACCGCGGCGATCGATCGCACCACCTCGACCATCTGTTCGCGGCTCAAGCGCTGACCGTCCGCGCGCCCGAGACTCCACGCGACCCCGGCGCTGCTGGTGGCGATCGCATCGGCGCCCGCGCGTTCGATCGCGCGCGCGCTGCCGGCGTCCCACGCGTTCGGCAGAATCAGCGGGCGTTTGGAGTGGAGCTCCCGAAAGTGTGCGGCGCGACTCGACTGGCTCGTCATGGCGTTCTCCTCGAATCAGTGAGCGAGCGGCCGCGACGCTGATAGACGTACGACAGCCCGAGCATCGCCGCACCCGCGACGATCGCGGTCAGGAATCGCCACAACGGATCGGCGTGCCTCAGGTCGACGATCAGGAACTTGAGCACCGTGACCGCCACCAACGCGAGCGCCACCCAACGCAGGAACGCCGACCGCCGCTTCCATCCCACCACGAACGCTGCGATCGCCTGCAGCAGCCAGCCGACGCTCGTGAGTGTCGCCGCGAACGCCTCCACGCGCTGACGCACGTCGCCCTCGACGCGGAACCACTGTGGCGACATGCGCCCCGGCACGTTCATCAGGGTGCGGGCGAGATGGTCGGCCTCGTGAGCGATCCACGCCAGCAGCACGACCGAAGCGAGCGCCGCCCACAGCTCCGCCGCGCGGCGATCGAATCCACCGAGTGCAGAACGATTGCGCGTGAGCCGCGCCGCCACCGTGAATGCGAGCACGATCGCGGCGAGCCCGAGAAGCGCGTCGCGATGCACCAGCGGCGCGAGATCGAGGCCCCAACTGTCGCCCTCGAGCAGCCGCGCCGTGAGCACGGCCGCAACCAGGATCGCGACCGCGTGTCCAAGCCCGCGCGCGATCGGCCGCCCCTGCCGAACGCCCGTCCGCACCAGCCACGCGGCTTGCAGCAGCCACGCGAGCCCGAGCGCCGAGAGGAGCAGACTCCAGTAGCGCGCGTCGCTCCCCGGAGCGCGCAGGTCGGGCATCGCGCGCCACGTTCCGGAGGCGCGTTCGAGCGCCCAGGCCAGATGATGAGCCTCGCGCGCGAGCCCGATCGCGAGCAAAACGTGAGCTCCGGCGAATCGAAACTCCGCAAGGGCGCGTTCGGCCGGCTCGAGCGTCTCTCGCGCGCGCGCGATCCGATGCGCGCCGAACAGCAACGCGGCGATCGCGAGCCCGTCGCGAATCGCGTGGGCGTTCGCGATCGGAAGCGGGTGCACCGACCACGTGCTGTCGAACCATCCGGAGACGAGACGAGCGGCCCCCAGCACCACGACCACGTGACC
This window encodes:
- a CDS encoding class I SAM-dependent methyltransferase, with the protein product MNRKIDLFDSTYSHFEAEMLARIRHKTFGEDFGQNSWTTADEYRRWARWLSLDERSHVLEVASGSGGPALFLAGLCGARVTGIDINAHGVATATQRAESEGAGDRVTFREVDAGAKLPFADATFDALLCIDSANHLAERFAVLQDWLRVLKPGGKALFSDPVVVTGLVSNEELAARSSIGFFVFTPPGVNERMIREAGFELAGQEDVTENAAGVSRRWHDARAEDRAALLQIEGDERFEGLQKFFATVHALTSQRRLSRFVYLARRPI
- a CDS encoding isocitrate lyase/phosphoenolpyruvate mutase family protein, whose amino-acid sequence is MTSQSSRAAHFRELHSKRPLILPNAWDAGSARAIERAGADAIATSSAGVAWSLGRADGQRLSREQMVEVVRSIAAVVSVPVSADVEGGYGSGGPADIAETVRAVIAAGAVGVNLEDSPGRGDEALIPAPAHVERIRAARDAARAVGGDIVINARTDVFLAQVGAPETRFDEAVRRAKLYRQAGADCLFVPGVIDAETIAALVRAIDGPLNILARAGAPTLSQLGALGVARVSLGSAIALAALTAAQRAARELLEHGTYAAVTGNLTYLEANAMFEAREKDSP